The genomic region TTGTGCTGGTATTAATTCCAGAAGCATCCGGATTTTCGATAACAGTTGCATTTGCGCTCCCAAATCCAGACCAGCTATAATCTACCAAAACTGAATCGAAAGTTAATGGAAGTTTTGGAGCTGTCATTGGCTGATCGCTTACATAAGAAAGATCATCAAAATAATAATCTAATCCTTTTCCTGCAGTATTTAAATCCATAAAAACAATAGCGCGTTTCCAATTTTGATTTGCATCTGCCTCACTAAAGTCAAAAGTTAATGTTTGCCAGGTATTGGCTTCAGTTACGGTCGCATTGACTTCGAAAGCTATATCACCGTCACTTGGGTCTTCAAATTTTAAAGTTACCGGAATACCTGCTTCTGGTGACCAAACTTTTAAACTTAACTGATCGTCTTTGGTAAAATCTACCGCATTATCCAAATCGAAATAAGCACCCGCCCAAATTTCAGATCCTTGTGTTTTAGTCATTTTAGCTACAGTTTCGCTAGGATTAGCGTCGCTCATATCTGGATTTGTAACAAGAGCGGTTGGCGCCCCTCCAAATTCGAAAAATTGATATGCATTTGCATTACCTTCAAAAGTTACCGGCAACTCTACTATCGTAGGATTTGCTAATCTAATATTGTCGAAGTAATACGTATTGTCGTTACCAGAGGTATTATAATCAAAGAACAATGCGATAACACTATAAGTTTGTGAAGGATCGATTGCTGAAAGATCAAAAATCAATGTTTCCCATTCATTTTCTTTAGTCGTCATTGTAGTCACTTCAGCATTGATATCTGAATTCGCTGAATTTTCAACCTTAAATAATACCGGAATACCTGCTTTTGGAGAATAAACATCCATAGCAATGTACGTAGTACTACTAAAATCGATATTTTCGTTTAAAGTAGTGGAAGTTCCCGCCCAGGTTTCAGAACCTGATGGCTTGGTATATGAAGCTACAGTAGCACTTTCGTTCACCTCATTTGGTGCGGGATTAGCAACTAAAGAAGCTGTAGGGGCACCTCCGCCAAAATTATAGAAGTTGTAAGCTACGGTTTGTGATTCAAAATCGATTGGCAACAGTAAAGGATCTACAATCGTAACTTCTTCAGTATATTCTGTAGTTTCAGCTCCTCCACTTAAAGCTACAACACGAATGGTGTACGTACCTATATTCCCATATTCATATTCAGCAGTCTCGCCTTCCATAATCATTGTTGGCTGATCATCTGTATCTTCCCCAAAATAAACCTCGTAACCAGCAGCATTCTCTGCAGCTGCCGTAACGCTTACCTTAAAAGGATTCGACTGATCTTTAGTGATGACTACTTCTAAATTTTCTGGAGCGAGGAAGGATACATTTAAAGATTGCGAAGCTTCGGCAACTTCGCCATTTAAATTCATCGCATAAATAGTAACATCATATTGCCCTTCAGCATAGGTATGTTCTACATGGTTACCCGAAGTAAATTCATCGGAAACTTCACTGCCGTCTCCAAAATCCACACTAAACATATTTGCGCCATTTGCCGACGGGAATATGCTTACCTCACCAGAATTATCCTGCTTTATTGTAAACTTGGCAGAAATATCTGATGGTATTGCGATATCTACACTTTCTAAACTATCATCATCTGAACATGAGATAACAAAAAGAATAGAGAAGCATGCTATTATTGATGTAATATAATTCTTCATAATTTATATTTTAATAACCAGCGTTTTGATCCCAGTTACCCTGAGCAAATTGTATTTCTTCTAATGGAATAGGGAACACTTCATTTTTACCAGTAGTAAATCCATCGATAAACTGTTCGGCTCTACCTGTTCTTACCAAATCAAAGAATCGGTGGCCTTCTCCTATCATTTCAGACCTTCTATCCATATAAATTTGTTCAGTAAGACTTGTACCGCTATCATCTACCGGTGCTAAACCGGCACGATCCCTAACCATATTTAAATAAGCTCTCGCCTGGGCATCATCAATACCGCCACGGTTTAAAGCCTCTGCTGCCATTAACAATACATCTGCATATCTAATCGCTCTGTAATTATTTGGTTGCGTTAAATTGGCATCACCAAGGTTATCGTTTTGTCTTGGCAAATATTTACGGTTATAATAACCGGTATGTCCGGTAACCTCATCCTGATTACCTATATTGTAAGTGGCTCCGGTTTCTGCAGCCCAGGCTTCGATATCAAGTAAGCTTACCTCCTGTCTGGCATCTCCAGATTCGAAAGAATTGTATGCTTCTTCTGTAGGTAGGTTAAAGCCGTAACCCGATTCAAAAACAGGACCGGCATAACCTCTAATTCCGCTAAAACCAACCATTACATTACCTTCGCTACACTGTAAACATCCAAATCCAGCCCCCTCAGTACCGGTATATTGAATTTCGAAAACTGATTCTGCACTATTCTCTGCGGAATACTCGAACAGGTTAGCGTAATCTTCATCACCCTGAGTACCATAAAGATGATATTTACCAGAATTGATCACTTTTTGAAGTTCGGTCGCAGCTTCAGAAAATTTATCCTGATATAAATAAACTTTCCCCAATAAAGCCTGCGCTGCACCTTTGGTAACACGACCAACTTCGGGAGCATTTACCGCTAAATTTTCTTCGGCATAGGTTAAATCCTGTTCGATCAGTGCATAAACTTCAGCTTTTGATGATCTAGGAATTGTTTTTGCTTCCCCTAACGTAAATCTACCTTCAGGTTTAATAGGAATGGGGCCAAACCATTTTAGTAACTCAAAATTAAAATAGGCTCTTAAAAAATGGGCTTCCGCTAATAATTGAGATTTACCTTCAAAATCGATATTATCGGCATTTTCCAACATAAAACTGGCACGGTATACTCCCGCAAAATTCCAGTCCCAAATATCGTCAAGGTTATCGTTTACCGGAGTATGTTGCATACGATCTACCTGTTGCCAGCCAATCACATCTGTTGCACTTTCCCCGCCGGCATGAGCATTATCCGAGGCGATCTCACCCAGGATTACATTCGCATAGGTACTTTGTAAAATATCATACGTTCCTATTAATGCATTGTAATAATCATCTTCTGCAGTGAAGTAGGAATCAGAGTTAATTCCATACGGAGGATCTACTTCTACAAAATCATCCCCGCAGGAGGTAATTCCCAGCGAAGCGGCAATTGCTGCCAAAATTATATTTCTTTTGATATTTATCTTCATCATCATTTTTTTAAAATTCAAGATTTACACCTAACATATATGTTCTTGGCAAAGGATAGAATCCTAAATCGATTCCTCCACCTATTGGCGCACCTGTTGAAGCAGTTGGATCGTATCCTGAATATTCGGTAAATGTGTACACATTATCCACTTTTCCATAGATCCTAAACTTATCGATAGATACCTTCTGTGTAAATTCAGACGGAATAGTATATCCAAGGCTCACAGTTTGGATTCTCGCAAAAGAACCATCCTCTATATAGAAATCTGAGAATACCTTATTAGCAGTAGCTGCCGTAGTCACTCTTGGCACCGTATTGCTTGTTCCCGCACCCGTCCAACGATCCAGCACGTAACTCATTTTGTTTACGTTAGGCTGATCTCTTTCGTAATTACGTACAATGTCGTTCCCAAGATTAGAGAACATATAGGTTGCGAAATCGAAATTCTTAAAATTAAACCCTAAATTGAAACCTAAGGTTACTTTTGGGATTGGATTACCAAGATCGGTACGGTCTTTATTATCTATGACTCCGTCTCCATTTAGATCTTTATATCTAATATCTCCCGGCATAGCTTCTGCCCCCAATGCTAATTGCGACGGATGTGCATCTACCTCAGCCTGAGTCTGGAAAATTCCATCGGTTTGATAACCGTAGAAATAACCTATTGGTTTTCCTTCTTCCATTCTGGAGATCAGAGGCTGCCCTACACCAAAGTTCCCTCCTTCAATAAACTCGGTTCCGTTAACCTGAGTCACCTCATTTTCTAAAGTACTTATGTTGAATGAGGTATTGAAAGAGAAATCATCGCTAAAGTTGTTGCTATAGCTTAAGGCAAATTCCCAACCTGAGTTTCTAACAGATCCCGCGTTAATTGTAGGACTACCTGAAGCAGGTGCTCCCACTCCATAAATTCCTGAAACCGGAATATTAGAGATTAACAGATTATCACGATTATTAATAAAATAATCTACAGTGAATTCGAATTTGCTATTTAAGAAGTTAGCATCTAAACCAACATCAAACTTTTTCGCTTCTTCCCACTGTAAATCTGGATTAGCTAACTGTCCTAACGCTCGACCGTTTACTAATAGCTGGTCCTGACCAAGAACATAGGTTGCTTCTCCTCCTAATAACGCTAAATAACCAAAATCCGGAATCTGATCGTTACCTAAAATACCGTAACTACCGCGTAGTTTTAAGAAATTAAGGAAACCATCTTCGTTAAAGAAATTTTCTTCTGAAATTACCCAACCTGCAGTTGCTGATGGGAAATACGCAACACGATTGTTAGGTCCAAATTTGGTTGAACTATCACGACGTAACATCGCAGATAATAAATACTTATCCTGAAAAGCATATTGAATTCTTCCAAAATAAGATAATCTTCTAAGCTTATAAGCAT from Zunongwangia profunda SM-A87 harbors:
- a CDS encoding RagB/SusD family nutrient uptake outer membrane protein, whose translation is MKINIKRNIILAAIAASLGITSCGDDFVEVDPPYGINSDSYFTAEDDYYNALIGTYDILQSTYANVILGEIASDNAHAGGESATDVIGWQQVDRMQHTPVNDNLDDIWDWNFAGVYRASFMLENADNIDFEGKSQLLAEAHFLRAYFNFELLKWFGPIPIKPEGRFTLGEAKTIPRSSKAEVYALIEQDLTYAEENLAVNAPEVGRVTKGAAQALLGKVYLYQDKFSEAATELQKVINSGKYHLYGTQGDEDYANLFEYSAENSAESVFEIQYTGTEGAGFGCLQCSEGNVMVGFSGIRGYAGPVFESGYGFNLPTEEAYNSFESGDARQEVSLLDIEAWAAETGATYNIGNQDEVTGHTGYYNRKYLPRQNDNLGDANLTQPNNYRAIRYADVLLMAAEALNRGGIDDAQARAYLNMVRDRAGLAPVDDSGTSLTEQIYMDRRSEMIGEGHRFFDLVRTGRAEQFIDGFTTGKNEVFPIPLEEIQFAQGNWDQNAGY